The Benincasa hispida cultivar B227 chromosome 9, ASM972705v1, whole genome shotgun sequence genome has a segment encoding these proteins:
- the LOC120085238 gene encoding uncharacterized protein LOC120085238 isoform X2, translated as MEGVSVSVYNGLRRYLRRKSYRKLAGSVGRKTETVQLGAAGGRRRRRIWRIKISPKLRLFRRLPSLKKLLLWLRDSYVRAMLAFANSRVIGSGSGGGGGDGIWAGAGRSTLKEYDEKMITEIYKSLVVAQGRLPPPESVRPSWGGGRLPTVAE; from the coding sequence ATGGAAGGCGTTTCAGTCAGCGTTTACAATGGCCTGAGGCGTTACTTGAGGAGGAAAAGCTACCGGAAACTGGCTGGTTCCGTGGGCCGTAAGACGGAGACCGTGCAACTAGGGGCCGCTGGAGGGAGGCGGCGGCGGCGGATTTGGCGGATCAAGATCTCGCCTAAGCTCAGGTTGTTCCGGCGCCTGCCGTCACTCAAGAAACTGCTTCTATGGCTGAGGGATTCTTATGTCAGGGCGATGTTAGCATTTGCAAACTCGAGGGTCATCGGCTCCGGcagcggcggcggcggcggcgatGGGATCTGGGCCGGCGCCGGAAGGAGCACGTTGAAGGAGTATGATGAAAAAATGATCACTGAGATCTACAAGTCGTTGGTGGTGGCGCAGGGACGATTGCCTCCGCCGGAATCTGTCCGGCCGAGTTGGGGTGGCGGACGGTTGCCAACGGTGGCGGAATAA
- the LOC120085238 gene encoding uncharacterized protein LOC120085238 isoform X1 produces the protein MVRISHVGTPSYSFIQFRWQIQKQTIQISMEGVSVSVYNGLRRYLRRKSYRKLAGSVGRKTETVQLGAAGGRRRRRIWRIKISPKLRLFRRLPSLKKLLLWLRDSYVRAMLAFANSRVIGSGSGGGGGDGIWAGAGRSTLKEYDEKMITEIYKSLVVAQGRLPPPESVRPSWGGGRLPTVAE, from the exons ATGGTGAGGATCTCACATGTAGGCACACCTTCATATTCATTCATTCAATTTAGGTGGCAAATACAGAAGCAAACAATACAG ATTTCAATGGAAGGCGTTTCAGTCAGCGTTTACAATGGCCTGAGGCGTTACTTGAGGAGGAAAAGCTACCGGAAACTGGCTGGTTCCGTGGGCCGTAAGACGGAGACCGTGCAACTAGGGGCCGCTGGAGGGAGGCGGCGGCGGCGGATTTGGCGGATCAAGATCTCGCCTAAGCTCAGGTTGTTCCGGCGCCTGCCGTCACTCAAGAAACTGCTTCTATGGCTGAGGGATTCTTATGTCAGGGCGATGTTAGCATTTGCAAACTCGAGGGTCATCGGCTCCGGcagcggcggcggcggcggcgatGGGATCTGGGCCGGCGCCGGAAGGAGCACGTTGAAGGAGTATGATGAAAAAATGATCACTGAGATCTACAAGTCGTTGGTGGTGGCGCAGGGACGATTGCCTCCGCCGGAATCTGTCCGGCCGAGTTGGGGTGGCGGACGGTTGCCAACGGTGGCGGAATAA